A window from Xiphophorus maculatus strain JP 163 A chromosome 17, X_maculatus-5.0-male, whole genome shotgun sequence encodes these proteins:
- the LOC102223806 gene encoding GLIPR1-like protein 1 produces the protein MSLTYWKHVEIAHLQTALCGELKMLLWVVLVLDLGVSAVTLPEITDENFIAECVEEHNKARSAVSPPANDMLYMSWDEALAITARAWAKHCHFMHNVHLREDGRMHPTFTSVGENIWTGYPPNTFSVKNAIQKWVDEVKHYSYKENRCTDVCGHYTQVVWAKSYKVGCAVVHCPQGVKNFDRPGAIFVCNYAPGGNFIGQQPYATTGDPCSGCKGECDNKLCRNLQRDSRKSYNWAPDWDTASPTSTAAPTSTSAPTSNTFLNILIVRPIALIFTCIAAYAVHYFYPNLFFYE, from the exons ATGAGTTTGACGTACTGGAAACATGTAGAAATTGCCCA TTTACAGACGGCGCTTTGCGGAGAACTGAAGATGTTGCTGTGGGTCGTTCTTGTTCTGGATTTGGGGGTTTCTGCCGTGACGCTGCCAGAAATCACGGATGAGAACTTCATCGCCGAGTGCGTGGAGGAGCACAACAAAGCCCGCTCAGCTGTCAGCCCACCTGCAAACGACATGCTGTACATG TCATGGGATGAGGCGTTGGCCATTACTGCCAGAGCGTGGGCAAAACATTGTCATTTTATGCACAACGTCCACCTCAGGGAGGACGGCCGCATGCACCCCACGTTTACCTCTGTGGGAGAGAACATCTGGACGGGCTACCCGCCGAATACGTTCAGCGTAAAGAATGCCATTCAAAAGTGGGTGGATGAAGTCAAGCATTACAGCTACAAGGAAAACAGATGCACAGATGTCTGTGGCCACTACACACAG GTTGTGTGGGCAAAAAGCTACAAGGTTGGCTGCGCTGTAGTGCACTGTCCACAAGGTGTCAAAAACTTTGATCGTCCGGGTGCCATTTTTGTATGCAACTACGCCCCAGG TGGAAATTTCATCGGACAGCAGCCTTATGCAACTACTGGGGATCCATGCTCCGGATGCAAAGGCGAATGTGACAACAAATTGTGTC GTAATCTACAACGAGATTCCAGAAAAA GTTACAACTGGGCTCCAGACTGGGACACTGCTTCACCTACAAGCACTGCTGCACCTACAAGCACTTCTGCACCTACAAGCAACACTTTTCTGAATATCCTGATCGTGCGGCCCATCGCCCTCATCTTCACATGCATTGCTGCATACGCAGTCCATTACTTCTACCCCAATCTCTTCTTCTACGAGTAG
- the LOC102223552 gene encoding GLIPR1-like protein 1, whose translation MLLWVILVLDLGVSAVMLPAITDENFIAECVEEHNKARSAVSPPANDMLYMSWDEALAISARAWAKHCNDRHNVHLREVGNMHPTFTSVGENIWTGPLDEFSVKNAIQKWVDEAKLYSYKEDRCTAVCDHYRQVVWAQSYKVGCAVVHCPHSIKNFDRPGAIFVCNYAPGGDIDGIQPYATTGDPCSGCKGECNNKMCSNLQRDSRKNYNWAPRWDTASPTSSAAPCNSFLDILIMRPITFILMCNAAYAVHYFWPSLLCYE comes from the exons ATGTTGCTGTGGGTCATTCTTGTTCTGGATTTGGGGGTTTCCGCCGTGATGCTGCCGGCAATCACTGATGAGAACTTCATCGCTGAGTGTGTGGAGGAGCACAACAAAGCCCGCTCAGCTGTCAGCCCACCTGCAAACGACATGCTGTACATG TCGTGGGATGAGGCGTTGGCTATTTCTGCCAGAGCGTGGGCAAAACATTGCAATGATCGACACAACGTCCACCTCAGGGAGGTCGGCAACATGCACCCCACTTTTACCTCTGTGGGAGAGAACATCTGGACGGGCCCGCTGGATGAGTTCAGCGTAAAGAATGCCATTCAAAAGTGGGTGGATGAAGCCAAGCTATACAGCTACAAGGAAGACAGATGCACAGCTGTTTGTGACCACTACAGACAG GTTGTGTGGGCACAAAGCTACAAGGTTGGCTGCGCTGTAGTGCACTGTCCACACAGTATCAAAAACTTTGATCGTCCGGGTGCCATTTTTGTATGCAACTACGCCCCAGG TGGAGATATCGATGGAATTCAGCCTTATGCAACTACTGGGGATCCATGCTCTGGATGCAAAGGCGaatgcaacaacaaaatgtgta GTAATCTACAACGAGATTCCAGAAAAA ACTACAACTGGGCTCCGCGCTGGGACACTGCTTCACCTACAAGCAGTGCTGCACCTTGCAACTCTTTTCTGGATATCCTGATCATGCGGCCCATCACCTTCATCTTGATGTGCAATGCTGCATACGCAGTCCATTACTTCTGGCCCTCTCTCTTGTGCTATGAGTAG